From a single Fulvivirga ulvae genomic region:
- a CDS encoding 1-acyl-sn-glycerol-3-phosphate acyltransferase yields the protein MPKGNSKDKSYKPILPGTSDWPVVQLSRNRKQFIAKVVEEAFIKITDANPGRQELREELESTLYQEKLRIKQNPWRVDPRDDYRFWEHVKNELVELASEHEAREKEEDILKRVVSRYAHEIAGNFKKTRYQLTREMVKFGFARLLNATRVKRFGAFFRNEYTLRDKIQITGKAKQLRRLARKGTVVMVPTHFSNLDSILIGWIIHVLGLPAFIYGAGLNLFNIKIFAYFMNSLGAYKVDRRKKNFIYLETLKMYSTLAIQEGAHSLFFPGGTRSRSGEIESSLKLGLLGTAMEAQRSIYMKHPNGDGKKIFIVPVTINYNFVLEAPSLINEHLERQGGEKYYVESDEYSTSYNMIKFLIKFFTKGSDISVSIGRGMDLLGNYVDDDGNSIDKHGRFINTRDYFTSNGEINADKQREEEYTRRLSQIIVKEYHKINRVFASHLVAFTAFRLWRKQHYKLDLYDFLRLPEEEMVINYDEFKTQFKKARKHVFKLKKQNKVNVAAHLKGNIDDVIKMGIDNVGMYHSKRPLLTDKAGNIITKDLNTLYYYHNRMNGYDLEKYI from the coding sequence ATGCCAAAAGGCAATTCTAAAGATAAATCATATAAACCCATTCTTCCCGGCACCAGCGACTGGCCGGTGGTGCAACTGAGCAGAAACAGGAAACAGTTTATAGCCAAAGTAGTAGAAGAGGCTTTTATCAAGATTACAGATGCCAACCCTGGCAGACAGGAGCTTCGCGAAGAGCTTGAATCAACGCTTTATCAGGAAAAACTTCGCATAAAGCAAAACCCATGGAGAGTAGATCCCCGGGATGATTACAGATTTTGGGAGCATGTCAAAAATGAGCTTGTAGAGCTTGCCTCTGAGCATGAAGCCCGGGAAAAGGAAGAAGACATACTTAAACGTGTAGTATCCCGCTATGCTCATGAAATAGCCGGAAACTTTAAAAAAACGAGATATCAGTTAACCCGAGAAATGGTAAAGTTTGGTTTCGCCAGACTGCTTAATGCCACACGCGTAAAAAGATTTGGAGCCTTTTTCCGAAACGAATATACTCTGAGAGACAAAATCCAGATAACAGGAAAAGCCAAGCAACTGCGCCGACTAGCCAGAAAGGGGACCGTTGTAATGGTGCCCACTCACTTCAGCAACCTCGACTCTATCCTGATCGGGTGGATCATACACGTTCTGGGGCTGCCTGCTTTCATCTATGGCGCCGGACTCAACCTGTTCAACATAAAGATTTTTGCATACTTTATGAATAGCCTTGGGGCCTATAAAGTCGACCGGAGAAAGAAAAACTTTATATATCTTGAAACACTAAAAATGTATTCTACCCTGGCAATCCAGGAAGGAGCGCATAGTTTATTTTTCCCAGGTGGAACAAGATCACGATCTGGAGAAATAGAAAGTTCGCTAAAACTGGGGCTGCTGGGCACTGCAATGGAAGCTCAAAGATCCATTTACATGAAACATCCGAACGGTGACGGCAAAAAGATTTTTATAGTTCCGGTAACAATCAATTATAACTTCGTATTAGAAGCACCGTCTTTAATTAACGAACACCTCGAACGACAGGGAGGTGAAAAGTATTATGTGGAGAGTGATGAGTACTCCACTTCATATAATATGATCAAATTCCTGATCAAGTTCTTCACTAAAGGTTCTGATATATCAGTATCCATCGGCAGAGGTATGGACCTGTTGGGCAACTATGTTGATGATGATGGAAATAGTATTGATAAGCATGGCAGGTTTATTAACACCCGTGATTATTTCACATCGAACGGGGAGATCAATGCTGATAAGCAACGGGAAGAAGAATACACGAGGCGCCTAAGCCAGATCATAGTTAAAGAATACCATAAAATAAACAGGGTTTTCGCAAGTCATCTGGTTGCATTCACGGCTTTCAGATTATGGAGGAAACAGCACTACAAGCTTGATCTGTATGACTTTCTGAGGCTGCCTGAAGAAGAAATGGTGATCAACTATGATGAATTTAAAACCCAGTTCAAGAAAGCAAGAAAGCATGTATTCAAACTAAAAAAACAAAATAAGGTCAATGTTGCCGCTCACCTGAAAGGGAATATTGATGATGTTATTAAAATGGGTATCGACAATGTGGGCATGTACCACAGTAAACGCCCGCTGCTTACAGACAAGGCTGGTAACATTATCACCAAAGACCTTAATACTTTGTATTACTATCACAACCGTATGAATGGCTATGACCTCGAAAAGTATATCTAA
- a CDS encoding NAD(P)H-dependent glycerol-3-phosphate dehydrogenase, translated as MTSKSISKKPVGVIGAGSFGSAIANILAEKSEVLLYARDSNTVRKIAENKENRGHKLHTNVTPTGDLSYLANSCDIIFPIVPSSAFRSMMQQLSPYLHPYHILIHGTKGLDISLPPGETIDSVPFLTRENIRTMSEVIMDESVVIRIGCLAGPNLAKEMAANHPAATVVASHYKEVIREGEKLLRNDRFQVYGNSDLIGIELAGVLKNIIAIASGALSGLGLGENAKGLLISRGMVEMIHLGKAMGGEVEAFVGLAGIGDLVTTCNSTLSRNFTVGHRLAKGETLEEILSNMEEVAEGVNTVRIAKKFIDTAKLRAPITEALYEVLFEGLTVDKALQLLMRYPYNVDIDFL; from the coding sequence ATGACCTCGAAAAGTATATCTAAAAAGCCAGTTGGCGTAATCGGTGCAGGAAGCTTCGGATCGGCCATTGCCAACATACTTGCTGAGAAAAGTGAGGTTCTGCTGTATGCCCGTGACAGTAACACGGTCAGAAAAATAGCTGAGAACAAAGAAAACCGGGGTCATAAGCTACATACCAATGTCACTCCCACCGGAGATCTGAGTTACCTTGCCAATTCCTGCGACATCATATTTCCCATTGTACCCTCCTCAGCCTTTAGGAGTATGATGCAGCAACTGTCTCCCTACCTCCACCCCTACCACATACTTATCCATGGCACTAAAGGGCTGGATATTTCCCTGCCGCCAGGTGAAACGATTGACTCGGTCCCTTTCCTGACCCGGGAAAATATCAGAACTATGAGTGAGGTGATCATGGATGAGAGTGTGGTAATACGGATAGGCTGCCTTGCAGGGCCTAACCTGGCCAAGGAGATGGCCGCAAACCACCCCGCAGCCACCGTTGTGGCCAGCCATTATAAAGAAGTGATCAGAGAAGGCGAAAAGCTACTCCGCAATGATCGTTTTCAGGTTTACGGCAATAGCGACCTTATTGGTATCGAGTTGGCCGGTGTGCTTAAAAACATTATTGCCATTGCTTCAGGGGCTCTCAGCGGACTTGGTTTGGGTGAGAATGCCAAAGGTCTTCTCATTAGCCGTGGTATGGTAGAAATGATACACCTTGGAAAAGCTATGGGAGGAGAGGTTGAAGCTTTTGTCGGGCTTGCAGGTATTGGTGATCTGGTTACTACCTGTAACAGTACCTTGAGCAGGAACTTTACTGTAGGTCACCGCCTGGCCAAAGGCGAAACTCTCGAAGAGATACTCTCGAATATGGAAGAGGTCGCCGAAGGCGTAAATACAGTACGAATAGCCAAAAAATTCATAGACACTGCCAAGCTCAGAGCACCTATCACTGAGGCTCTTTACGAGGTATTGTTCGAAGGACTCACTGTTGACAAAGCTTTGCAACTTTTAATGCGATATCCCTATAACGTAGACATAGACTTCCTGTAA
- a CDS encoding HIT family protein — MASIFTRIINREIPGHILAEDDNYIAFLDVSPLVEGHALVVPKKEVDYMYDLDDDTLGGLHVFAKSVAKAIEKTIPCKRIGVAVIGIEVPHTHVHLVPLNTMDDINFTRPKLHPSQDELKVVAEKIRSNF; from the coding sequence ATGGCAAGTATATTTACCAGGATTATTAACAGAGAGATTCCCGGGCACATTCTGGCTGAGGATGATAATTATATAGCATTTTTGGATGTTAGCCCCTTAGTTGAAGGTCACGCGCTTGTAGTTCCCAAGAAGGAGGTTGATTATATGTACGATCTCGATGACGATACGCTCGGAGGGCTGCATGTTTTTGCAAAAAGTGTGGCCAAAGCTATAGAAAAAACCATACCCTGTAAGCGTATCGGTGTAGCAGTGATAGGTATCGAAGTGCCTCATACTCACGTGCATCTGGTGCCTTTGAATACTATGGACGATATTAATTTTACAAGACCTAAGTTACACCCATCGCAAGACGAGCTTAAAGTCGTCGCAGAAAAAATCAGAAGTAACTTTTAA
- the greA gene encoding transcription elongation factor GreA, which yields MGKVAYYTKEGLDKLKAELNELKTKGRADIAKQIAEARDKGDLSENAEYDAAKDAQGHLEAKIAQLEEVVGNARVIDESTIDTSKVSILSKVKIKNTKNGAVFTYSLVSEEEADLKASKISVQSPIGKGLLGKKAGDSARIQTPGGEIEFEIIEIGI from the coding sequence ATGGGAAAGGTGGCATATTATACCAAGGAAGGATTAGATAAGCTAAAGGCCGAGTTAAACGAGCTGAAAACAAAAGGAAGAGCAGATATAGCTAAGCAGATTGCTGAAGCCAGAGACAAAGGAGATTTAAGCGAAAATGCTGAATACGACGCTGCTAAGGATGCTCAGGGCCATCTTGAGGCTAAAATTGCCCAGCTGGAAGAAGTCGTTGGAAATGCCCGGGTTATTGACGAAAGTACTATAGACACTTCAAAAGTCTCTATCCTGTCGAAAGTGAAGATCAAAAACACCAAAAACGGTGCGGTATTCACTTATTCCCTGGTGTCTGAGGAGGAGGCTGATTTGAAAGCCAGCAAAATATCCGTTCAATCACCAATAGGAAAAGGTCTTTTGGGCAAAAAGGCGGGAGACTCTGCCAGAATCCAAACCCCGGGTGGTGAAATAGAATTTGAAATTATAGAAATAGGTATCTGA